A portion of the Helicoverpa zea isolate HzStark_Cry1AcR chromosome 25, ilHelZeax1.1, whole genome shotgun sequence genome contains these proteins:
- the LOC124642803 gene encoding vitellogenin-like, with translation MKLVFLTAFIAAVAASPVVENAKWPWLVGQQYTYDVQTLGWTKFENSNSTGSGFSAKLVIRVKAPGQLVAKLLNPSYGQFNQPFELNDDVPEFEVDELNHLDQPIEIFVDGGRVLSLKVPSTLSAYNENLYKGLISALQVDLSTTGHVHNFPSSYDKESFQGLFKKMETDVTGECETLYTVSPYSAEVRRLLPDFAEEEDVVEVAKSKNYGACNRERGVAYGLPEGAVWQGIAEGNDEKQLIDHSSQGRIIVGKKGSIYKAEVLSSVFVNPLLFGKQKAEVYSYVSLSLSSVEKVDDTEWKNAAELREVDSLLYVDSDASFPTLENAVVNAQRVLQGITPLLQDPSNLSKNDFLTKFNTLVRLIMSMEPKQLAKLTSSVDVAKSSNNAAKSNMWIIYRDAVAQAGSIAAFKEIQNWILSKKIQGEEAAEVIASVASSLTFPVKRNAEEFVELAFNPVVVEQKYLNTTALLAATKFVRTSKQNIVAVEKVIPRLSEELKKAVEAGDSHKAQVYIRSLGNLAIPEILEVFAPYLDGTIPTSKYLRIQIVISLKTLANLKDDFVRAVLFSLLKNTAEPYEVRVAAALNIFLSFPDVDMLRLMAIMTQYDPSTQVRGVLATSIGFAANLKDPRFAELAKNAQSVLKFVAKEKYGYRYSGDSIIDEYTNNEEIAHFRELSFIGSVNNGLPVYQRNALRLRGTGLTEENWFTLSVSDVQRLFDFIKDFLFVNNQPKTELKFSAKEVAEKLNIKRDSFKPVEAAYFLDNLNQQRLFTFSESEFAALFKQFESVAAKLLTGVETQFTKVIVDKQVTVVFPIASGLPFVFTYSEPIVFNLQAKASSKLAYNLNVDVNFTYARNLDGSAGFFDSFTGTFATSGVVNKLQFYIPAKFNVKGKSGDIKLAFELPENDVNLFHLSVSPYVSRPLLLSPVSIFEDEDTYIVERTKNVVSVDARFAELAGVGLYLNGHSYSTDYNKLFDADILTNVRDLLYQKDIACTNFDLKYVAKDTKNKEVTTTIFYETKYNQKVAGELGAAAIIPNDIALNSDKRRQELSKRVASGIEAAKVRLLDVSTVFDGQAKTEFVFTGAWANSVSDNKVQAAIFASGSEQVNAVFKLIKPKIAPLNFEDAINNEIKVQYEADFKFGTSDNIKLKGTGERSNEYTQRLVRDPLAQECVEDLTTKNNFYQKSCYKLILKAHAPDHFKATVSYKEINPALVQATDALYEVYKHFTTWNEEEDYTKTLKDGTIELEAKAYYYDNYIDYKFNTKYGVFEINHAEGRSHYPYTMAIYAPTTNWERSYNWFTGYQTMPYCVVDTSEIHTFSGRNYGYSLTGSWHAVMLDEINQFNKLVILARRPKENEEEIYFSYTTPSGKYLEAYITPDGVEVQTDALKLTEDDQDHTIYWDSASDSVLLEYYPVAKGIQVFTIDGEAIRIVYDNQRLVIFTAEHRSTTRGICGQSSSEDRDDYLTPYGLVDADGLYGASFALSTEDSDPKTEELKKDAKLKAYQPVTKYTNILRSDAEWSKVANESVKE, from the exons ATGAAATTAGTATTTTTGACGGCGTTCATCG ccGCCGTCGCGGCAAGTCCGGTGGTAGAGAACGCGAAATGGCCGTGGCTGGTGGGACAGCAATATACCTATGACGTACAGACCTTAGGATGGACCAAATTCGAAAACAGCAACAGCACTGGCAGTGGCTTCTCAGCCAAGCTGGTCATCCGCGTCAAGGCCCCAGGTCAACTCGTGGCCAAGCTTCTGAACCCTTCATACGGCCAATTCAACCAGCCCTTCGAGCTTAACGATGATGTCCCTGAGTTTGAGGTTGATGAACTCAACCATCTAGACCAACCCATCGAGATCTTCGTCGACGGAGGCCGTGTTCTCTCCCTGAAAGTACCCTCAACACTTTCTGCTTACAACGAAAACTTATACAAGGGTCTTATCAGTGCCCTGCAAGTCGACTTGTCCACCACCGGCCATGTCCACAATTTCCCCAGCAGCTATGACAAGGAAAGCTTCCAAGGTCTCTTTAAAAAGATGGAAACCGACGTCACTGGTGAGTGTGAAACTTTATACACTGTTTCACCTTACTCTGCTGAAGTGCGCCGTTTGTTGCCCGACTTTGCTGAAGAAGAGGACGTAGTCGAGGTTGCTAAGAGCAAGAACTATGGTGCTTGCAACAGAGAACGTGGTGTTGCCTATGGTTTGCCTGAGGGCGCTGTGTGGCAAGGAATTGCTGAAGGTAACGATGAGAAACAGTTGATCGACCACTCTTCTCAAGGACGCATTATTGTTGGCAAGAAGGGATCAATCTACAAAGCTGAGGTTTTGAGCTCCGTGTTTGTCAACCCACTTCTGTTCGGAAAACAGAAAGCTGAAGTCTACAGTTATGTCTCGCTCTCGCTGTCTTCTGTCGAGAAAGTAGACGACACTGAATGGAAGAACGCTGCAGAACTACGTGAAGTAGATTCCCTTCTGTACGTCGACAGCGACGCATCTTTCCCCACTCTTGAAAACGCTGTTGTCAACGCTCAAAGAGTGCTCCAAGGTATCACTCCTTTGCTCCAAGATCCCAGCAACCTTTCAAAGAATGATTTCCTTACCAAGTTCAACACCCTCGTTCGTCTCATCATGTCTATGGAGCCAAAACAACTGGCTAAATTGACTAGCAGTGTTGATGTTGCCAAGTCATCAAACAATGCCGCTAAGAGTAACATGTGGATTATCTACCGTGATGCAGTTGCACAAGCCGGCAGTATTGCAGCGTTCAAAGAAATCCAGAACTGGATTCTTAGCAAAAAAATTCAAGGCGAAGAAGCCGCTGAGGTTATTGCTTCCGTAGCCAGCAGCCTTACCTTCCCCGTGAAAAGAAACGCGGAAGAATTCGTCGAACTCGCTTTCAACCCTGTGGTTGTCGAACAAAAGTATCTTAACACTACTGCTTTATTGGCTGCCACTAAATTCGTTCGTACGAGCAAACAAAACATTGTTGCGGTTGAAAAGGTCATCCCACGTCTCTCCGAGGAACTGAAAAAGGCCGTCGAAGCCGGCGACAGCCACAAAGCCCAAGTTTACATCAGAAGTCTTGGTAACTTAGCTATCCCTGAAATTCTAGAGGTCTTCGCTCCTTACCTAGATGGTACCATTCCTACCAGCAAGTACCTCCGCATCCAAATTGTCATCAGTCTTAAAACCTTAGCTAACTTGAAGGATGACTTCGTACGCGCTGTGCTATTCAGCCTGTTGAAGAACACCGCTGAACCTTACGAAGTCAGGGTAGCTGCTGCCCTCAACATCTTCTTGTCTTTCCCCGACGTCGACATGCTGCGTTTGATGGCTATCATGACACAGTACGACCCTAGCACCCAAGTTCGTGGAGTACTTGCTACCAGCATTGGTTTTGCCGCTAACCTGAAGGACCCACGTTTTGCTGAGCT CGCTAAGAACGCTCAAAGCGTATTGAAGTTCGTCGCCAAAGAGAAATATGGATACCGCTACTCAGGTGACAGTATCATTGATGAGTACACCAACAACGAAGAAATCGCCCACTTCAGGGAGCTGTCCTTTATCGGCAGTGTTAACAATGGCCTGCCCGTCTACCAAAGAAACGCCCTGAGATTGAGAGGCACTGGACTGACCGAAGAAAACTGG TTCACCCTGTCCGTGTCCGATGTACAACGTTTATTCGACTTCATTAAGGACTTCCTTTTCGTAAACAACCAACCGAAAACTGAACTGAAATTCTCAGCCAAAGAGGTAGCTGAAAAACTGAACATCAAACGTGATTCCTTCAAACCTGTTGAAGCAGCTTACTTCCTTGACAACTTGAACCAGCAAAGGCTTTTCACATTCTCCGAATCGGAATTCGCCGCTTTGTTCAAACAATTTGAGTCTGTCGCCGCCAAACTGTTGACGGGTGTTGAGACACAGTTCACCAAGGTGATCGTTGACAAGCAAGTAACAGTTGTTTTCCCCATCGCTTCGGGTTTGCCTTTCGTCTTCACATACAGTGAACCCATTGTTTTCAACCTACAAGCTAAGGCTAGCTCAAAATTGGCATACAACTTGAATGTTGACGTTAACTTTACCTACGCAAGAAACTTGGATGGAAGTGCTGGATTCTTCGATTCGTTTACTGGAACATTCGCCACAAGTGGTGTTGTCAACAAGCTGCAATTCTACATTCCTGCTAAGTTCAACGTCAAAGGAAAGTCTGGAGACATTAAACTGGCATTTGAACTTCCCGAAAATGACGTTAACCTCTTCCATTTGAGTGTGTCGCCCTACGTTTCAAGGCCACTTTTGCTTTCTCCAGTCTCAATCTTCGAGGATGAAGATACCTACATTGTTGAGCGCACTAAAAATGTTGTGTCCGTTGACGCTCGTTTTGCCGAACTTGCTGGTGTTGGACTGTACCTGAACGGACACTCATACTCAactgattataataaattatttgatgcTGATATTCTGACCAACGTGCGCGACTTACTGTACCAGAAAGATATCGCTTGCACCAATTTCGACCTGAAATATGTAGCTAAGGACACCAAAAACAAGGAAGTTACTACAACAATCTTCTATG aaaCTAAATACAACCAGAAAGTGGCCGGTGAATTAGGCGCAGCTGCCATCATCCCCAATGACATCGCTTTAAACAGTGACAAGCGTCGCCAGGAGCTGTCCAAGCGCGTCGCATCAGGCATTGAGGCCGCTAAAGTTCGTCTCCTTGATGTTAGCACCGTGTTCGATGGCCAAGCGAAAACAGAGTTCGTATTCACTGGCGCATGGGCCAACAGTGTATCTGACAACAAAGTGCAAGCCGCTATTTTCGCTAGTGGTTCGGAACAAGTAAATGCCGTATTCAAGTTAATCAAGCCTAAGATTGCCCCCCTGAATTTTGAAGACGCCATCAATAACGAAATCAAAGTTCAATACGAAGCCGACTTCAAATTTGGAACGTCTGACAACATCAAACTTAAAGGTACCGGTGAAAGAAGCAACGAATACACCCAAAGGTTGGTAAGAGATCCCCTGGCTCAAGAATGCGTGGAAGATTTAACCACCAAAAATAACTTCTACCAAAAGAGCTGCTACAAACTGATCTTGAAGGCACACGCCCCCGATCACTTCAAAGCCACTGTTTCATACAAAGAGATTAACCCTGCTTTAGTGCAGGCTACTGATGCCCTGTACGAGGTCTACAAACATTTCACCACTTGGAATGAAGAAGAGGACTACACAAAGACTCTCAAGGATGGTACCATCGAACTTGAAGCTAAGGCATACTACTACGACAACTACATCgattataaatttaatactaaaTATGGAGTTTTCGAAATCAACCACGCTGAGGGTCGGTCTCACTACCCCTACACCATGGCTATCTACGCACCTACTACAAACTGGGAGCGTTCCTACAACTGGTTCACTGGCTACCAAACTATgc CCTACTGTGTCGTGGACACCAGCGAGATCCACACCTTCAGCGGCCGCAACTACGGCTACAGCCTCACCGGATCCTGGCACGCAGTGATGCTCGACGAGATCAACCAGTTTAACAAACTCGTGATCCTCGCCAGAAGACCCAAAGAAAACGAGGAGGAAATCTACTTCTCTTACAC AACCCCATCTGGTAAATACCTGGAAGCGTACATCACACCTGATGGTGTTGAGGTACAGACCGATGCTTTAAAGCTGACAGAAGATGACCAGGACCACACCATTTACTGGGACAGCGCTTCTGATTCTGTCCTCTTGGAGTACTACCCTGTTGCCAAAGGCATTCAAGTATTCACCATCGACGGTGAAGCTATTCGCATTGTGTATGACAACCAGAGGCTGGTGATCTTCACTGCTGAACACCGCAGCACCACCAGGGGTATCTGTGGCCAGAGCTCCTCTGAGGACCGTGACGACTACCTGACTCCCTACGGCCTGGTCGACGCTGACGGCCTTTACGGTGCGTCCTTCGCTTTGAGCACCGAGGATAGTGATCCTAAGACTGAGGAGCTGAAGAAGGACGCTAAGCTGAAGGCGTACCAGCCTGTCACCAAGTACACCAACATCCTCCGCTCTGACGCCGAGTGGAGCAAGGTTGCCAACGAATCCGTTAAGGAATAA
- the LOC124642807 gene encoding uncharacterized protein LOC124642807, with protein sequence MAMSNEQFQIFLQTITASKQRSFASCNITYSGEKDADAVEAFIAAASTFKNVEKLSDLDALQGLPLLLRDEAAVWWQGLKSRVEKWEEFCNKLRHTFAPRRPAFMIYHQITHEVQEADVTTEAFIAKKRALFASLPPPALSETQQIDLIFALIRLDIRNRMPRDTVPTIDKLLETARGIEETLHEYAAGSHASDIRTTGKKGKVRCSFCKNPGHTADVCRKKKRAEGTLPSIPKVVSEVETQAPSPHQPKFSCYGCGAPGVYRSNCPTCKKASAIKKEDLKFCAINVQVDSDSRPVVFVEIEGIKGTAYIDTCAKMSVASYSLYLELVKCGCKFQEHQVNLTLADGIKKESRSANVQSQRCFDGSKGADDIYRATWSKRQPHAFGGWVFKGCGHGNQLAAVHVEFH encoded by the coding sequence ATGGCGATGTCAAACGAACAATTCCAAATATTCCTGCAGACCATCACAGCTTCTAAACAGCGATCTTTTGCATCCTGCAACATCACCTACAGTGGGGAAAAAGACGCGGACGCAGTTGAGGCTTTTATAGCGGCAGCTTCTACCTTCAAGAATGTAGAAAAGTTGAGTGACCTCGATGCGCTTCAAGGACTTCCACTTCTTCTACGGGATGAAGCAGCGGTTTGGTGGCAAGGCTTGAAAAGCCGAGTGGAAAAGTGGGAAGAGTTTTGCAATAAATTGCGTCATACATTCGCTCCCCGCAGACCTGCATTTATGATATATCATCAGATTACCCATGAGGTCCAGGAAGCTGACGTCACCACTGAAGCATTTATTGCCAAGAAGCGGGCATTGTTTGCATCACTTCCTCCTCCCGCACTGTCTGAAACGCAGCAAATAGATCTGATATTTGCGCTCATACGGCTAGACATACGAAACCGCATGCCTCGGGATACAGTTCCCACGATAGATAAACTGCTGGAGACGGCACGGGGAATCGAAGAGACCTTACATGAATACGCAGCAGGTTCACATGCAAGTGACATCAGAACTACTGGGAAGAAAGGGAAGGTAAGGTGCAGTTTTTGTAAAAACCCTGGCCATACTGCAGACGTCTGTCGGAAGAAGAAACGGGCTGAAGGCACTTTACCCAGTATTCCGAAAGTTGTCTCAGAAGTTGAAACGCAGGCACCATCTCCTCATCAACCAAAGTTTTCCTGCTACGGTTGCGGCGCACCTGGGGTATACAGAAGCAACTGTCCCACGTGTAAGAAGGCGTCGGCCATTAAGAAGGAGGACTTGAAGTTTTGTGCTATCAACGTACAGGTAGACTCAGATTCCCGGCCTGTTGTGTTCGTGGAGATCGAAGGGATAAAAGGTACCGCCTACATTGATACTTGCGCAAAGATGAGTGTCGCTTCGTACTCCCTATATTTAGAGCTAGTCAAATGCGGATGCAAGTTCCAGGAACATCAAGTCAATTTGACGCTGGCTGatggaataaaaaaagaatcgaGGAGTGCTAATGTGCAGAGTCAACGTTGTTTTGATGGGTCGAAAGGTGCAGACGACATTTATCGTGCTACCTGGAGCAAAAGACAACCGCACGCTTTTGGGGGTTGGGTTTTTAAAGGATGCGGGCATGGTAATCAACTTGCCGCAGTACACGTGGAATTTCATTGA
- the LOC124642800 gene encoding vitellogenin-like produces MKLLVLAAFIAVVSSGKLSEQQQDNQWPWQSGKLYRYEVNSHTLARLHEGASSGNAFKAQFIVRVKYPGRLLAKLENPVHAQFNQQLPNNMAVPSDLKYETVQNLDKPFEISVEGGRVVALSLPSAFLLSHENLLKGLLSTLQVDLSVYHHVHNHQDSYDKERQQGLFKKMETDVTGDCETLYTVSPVAAEWRRELPRFANEEDPMEITKSKNYGHCHHRVAYHFGVPEGAEWTGTAHRSEEKQFISQSTVSRILAGKQGPIYKAETTSTVSVHPHLYGKQKAQVHSYVQLILVSVEQDNGVEWQKPEGTRQIKTLLYAMTTKQMAIHDQSSSQESSESHEHIHVEVEQPKSRARRSSDRQQSEFNKDWRSSSSSDSSSAYINDDLPRINEPAYAALYMSAQSRGDKKQNTMNAQKLLQDIAQQLQNPNNMPKADFLSKFNILVRIIASMSSDQLAQTSRGIEVGRTSNNNVKVDMWMIFRDAVVQAGTPPAFLQIKTWILNKKLQNEEAAQVISTLARTLRYPTKEIMIQFFELAMNPVVQEQERLNTSALIAATKFIYMGQVNNETAHYYYPSHMYGRLARRNDRFVLDDILPRLSEKLQQAIEKQEWSRAQVYIKAIGNLGHREILQVFSPYLEGRIQVPTYLRVQMVVQLRSLAHQKDKYVRAVLYSILRNTAEPYEVRVAAILNIFMAHPTAEMMQVMAQMTNEDPSVQVRAALKSGIVSAADLKDPHFWHLSRTAQAVRHIVTKENLGTRYSNKFFEDNYVNEDEQGSFRAVSYIGGDSKAMPKYQTYSWRDQISGWGFDTIGASFSDAQEIVDFLKQMMYEPLVSNANHKYTAQKISEMLKIKRNAQSPLEGAFFFNIANQERFFSFDESDLIRLVQDVMEYMKELEQGVDKHYTKVFNAHQVSVMFPVASGMPFIYKYKEPIVIHIQSKAKGKMDRDPQTRKYLTSTMDKELQITIARNIDGNVGFMDTLSNQLASAGVVRKYQVNVPVKMSIQMNAGVMKMKVEPLRPDQDYMIAHFSVWPYTAIQKKDTLVPYSQDPTTKIVERLRKVSSTDMKFGQQIGTIFQLQGYSYSADYRNAGNLLQTLYKMDDLLAVRDIALTHYNLRYLGKQSQNKVLTLTAAYDQLFNQKQSGELGQADKRKDVTPNSEARREEMLKRVSAGINNARAQVVDFSATFEGPQKQEYVLTAAIAKSPVDLKIQSAVFAGRNSVQQGNEQINAVVKVTKPEISALNFLEALKKDVKMTYEADIKYGQDGNIHIQGNTERTKKYTELLQKHPLAKLVQEQIANGNQYQLASHKMLIKAYAPDSVKASVTYKNVSPMFMNWTSQAYNILKQLSWNADVNPMKRVADGKLQFDVQTSYVDQTLRFEMTSPSGILRFDNVVIPKFTPYMVSLYYPFSMTERFANYYSSYQYQPFCSIDGSQVRTFSNRSYDYELSKSWHVVMREEYNKIRGKWDDLVILARRPSQQQQEIYISYKTETGKDLEIEIQPAQSAQAKVQVKSNSKKISEGDLTIYWDDVAEVPLLQYFTTPNGVLMLSIRDGRLRAMYDGQRLVLTTQDYRTTTRGICGQNSGEPREDYETPNGLVDLPEHYGASYSLDVEDSDPKTQGLKKEAQQKAYQSTPKYTAILRSDEQWLQAIRQRDEEWSTPNVYRTRSYLKKRGQCQLVQQVQYHENHGEICITTTPLPSCQSHCHGEGYKVQAAQVICQSKADQQFRTYRNQIQQGQNPQVSGVPKVEQYRVPTSCKA; encoded by the exons ATGAAGTTGTTGGTATTGGCGGCGTTTATCG CCGTCGTTTCCTCCGGGAAACTAAGCGAGCAGCAGCAGGACAACCAATGGCCGTGGCAATCTGGCAAACTTTACCGCTATGAGGTGAACTCGCACACCCTGGCGCGCCTGCATGAGGGCGCCAGCTCCGGCAACGCTTTCAAGGCCCAGTTCATCGTGCGCGTCAAGTACCCAGGCCGCCTCCTGGCCAAGTTGGAGAACCCAGTCCATGCTCAGTTCAACCAACAGCTGCCCAACAACATGGCCGTACCTTCCGACCTTAAGTACGAAACCGTACAAAACCTGGACAAGCCTTTCGAGATTTCCGTCGAAGGTGGTCGCGTGGTTGCCCTAAGTCTGCCCTCTGCATTCTTACTTTCTCACGAGAACTTGCTCAAGGGTCTGCTCAGCACACTCCAAGTAGACCTTTCTGTTTACCACCATGTGCACAACCACCAGGATAGCTACGACAAGGAACGCCAGCAGGGTCTCTTCAAAAAGATGGAGACTGATGTTACAGGCGACTGTGAGACTTTGTACACCGTCTCCCCTGTAGCCGCAGAATGGCGACGAGAACTTCCGCGTTTCGCGAATGAAGAGGACCCCATGGAAATCACCAAGAGCAAGAACTACGGTCACTGCCACCACCGTGTTGCTTACCACTTCGGAGTACCTGAAGGTGCTGAATGGACTGGAACTGCTCACCGTAGTGAAGAGAAACAGTTCATTTCGCAGTCCACCGTCTCTCGTATCCTTGCCGGTAAACAGGGTCCAATCTACAAGGCCGAAACCACCAGCACTGTGAGCGTACACCCCCACTTATATGGAAAGCAGAAGGCGCAGGTACACAGCTACGTCCAGTTGATCTTAGTCTCAGTTGAACAGGACAATGGAGTTGAATGGCAAAAACCAGAGGGAACCCGTCAAATCAAGACCCTTTTGTACGCCATGACCACCAAACAAATGGCTATCCACGACCAGTCCTCTTCACAGGAGTCTTCTGAATCCCACGAACACATTCATGTCGAAGTTGAACAACCGAAAAGCAGAGCTCGTCGCTCTTCTGACCGTCAACAGAGCGAGTTCAACAAGGACTGGAGGTCTTCGAGTTCCAGCGACTCTTCATCAGCTTACATCAACGACGATCTTCCCAGGATCAACGAACCAGCGTACGCCGCTCTCTACATGAGTGCTCAATCGCGCGGAGATAAGAAACAGAACACGATGAATGCACAGAAACTGCTCCAGGATATCGCTCAGCAGCTGCAGAACCCTAACAACATGCCGAAAGCTGATTTCCTGTCCAAGTTTAACATTCTCGTCCGCATTATTGCTTCCATGAGCAGCGATCAGCTTGCCCAAACCAGCCGCGGTATTGAAGTCGGTAGGACCTCAAACAACAATGTCAAGGTTGACATGTGGATGATATTCCGTGACGCTGTTGTGCAAGCCGGCACCCCCCCAGCCTTCCTTCAAATCAAGACATGGATCCTGAACAAGAAACTCCAGAATGAGGAAGCCGCTCAGGTGATTTCTACTTTGGCAAGAACTCTGCGTTACCCCACCAAGGAAATTATGATTCAGTTCTTCGAGCTGGCCATGAACCCAGTGGTCCAAGAGCAAGAGCGTCTTAACACCAGTGCTTTAATCGCTGCGACGAAGTTCATTTACATGGGTCAAGTTAACAACGAAACCGCTCACTACTACTACCCCTCTCACATGTACGGCCGTCTCGCCCGCAGAAACGACAGATTCGTCCTGGACGATATCCTTCCCCGTCTCTCCGAGAAATTGCAACAAGCCATTGAAAAGCAAGAGTGGAGCAGGGCTCAGGTTTACATCAAGGCAATCGGCAACTTAGGACACCGTGAGATCTTACAAGTATTTTCACCTTACTTGGAGGGCCGTATCCAGGTCCCAACATACCTGCGTGTGCAAATGGTTGTTCAACTGCGTTCCCTGGCTCACCAGAAGGATAAGTACGTGCGCGCTGTGCTCTACAGCATCTTGAGGAACACTGCTGAGCCTTACGAAGTGCGAGTGGCTGCTATCCTTAACATATTCATGGCCCACCCGACCGCCGAGATGATGCAAGTAATGGCTCAGATGACTAACGAAGACCCCAGCGTTCAAGTGCGTGCTGCACTCAAGAGTGGTATCGTGTCCGCTGCTGACCTGAAAGATCCTCATTTCTGGCATCT GTCAAGAACTGCGCAAGCTGTAAGGCATATTGTAACCAAGGAGAACCTTGGCACACGCTACTCCAACAAATTCTTCGAAGACAACTACGTTAATGAGGATGAACAGGGATCATTCAGGGCTGTTTCTTACATCGGTGGTGACAGCAAGGCTATGCCCAAGTACCAGACTTACTCCTGGAGGGACCAAATTAGCGGATGGGGCTTTGATACC attgGTGCTTCATTCTCCGACGCCCAAGAAATTGTTGATTTCCTTAAGCAGATGATGTACGAGCCTCTTGTATCTAACGCCAACCACAAATACACCGCCCAGAAGATTTCTGAAATGCTGAAAATCAAGCGTAACGCTCAGAGCCCTCTGGAGGGTGCTTTCTTCTTCAATATTGCTAACCAGGAACGTTTCTTTAGCTTTGATGAGAGTGATCTTATCAGACTGGTGCAAGACGTCATGGAGTACATGAAAGAATTAGAGCAAGGTGTAGACAAGCACTACACTAAGGTATTCAACGCACACCAAGTGTCTGTCATGTTCCCCGTTGCCTCCGGTATGCCATTCATCTACAAATACAAGGAACCTATCGTCATCCACATCCAGAGCAAGGCCAAGGGCAAGATGGACCGTGACCCCCAGACCCGCAAATATTTAACATCTACCATGGACAAGGAACTCCAAATCACGATTGCCAGAAACATCGATGGAAATGTTGGTTTCATGGACACTCTTAGCAACCAGCTTGCCAGTGCTGGAGTGGTCAGGAAATACCAAGTGAACGTGCCCGTTAAGATGAGCATCCAAATGAACGCTGGAGTAATGAAGATGAAGGTTGAACCCCTGCGCCCTGACCAAGATTACATGATCGCTCATTTCAGCGTTTGGCCGTACACTGCCATCCAGAAGAAGGATACCTTGGTGCCCTACTCTCAAGACCCGACCACTAAAATTGTAGAACGTCTTAGGAAAGTCTCATCCACTGACATGAAGTTCGGCCAGCAAATCGGCACTATTTTCCAACTGCAAGGATACTCCTACTCAGCTGACTACAGGAATGCCGGCAATCTGCTGCAGACCCTATACAAAATGGACGACTTACTGGCTGTAAGAGACATCGCTTTGACCCACTACAACTTGAGATATCTTGGCAAACAATCGCAGAACAAGGTTCTCACTTTAACTGCTGCTTATG ACCAACTCTTCAACCAGAAGCAGAGTGGTGAATTAGGACAGGCCGACAAGAGGAAGGACGTGACGCCTAACAGCGAAGCCCGCCGCGAGGAGATGCTTAAACGTGTATCTGCCGGAATCAACAATGCTAGAGCTCAAGTGGTAGACTTCAGCGCAACCTTCGAGGGCCCCCAGAAACAGGAGTACGTCCTGACCGCTGCCATTGCCAAGAGCCCCGTCGACCTTAAAATCCAGTCTGCTGTGTTCGCTGGAAGAAACTCAGTTCAACAGGGTAACGAACAGATCAACGCTGTCGTCAAGGTTACCAAACCTGAAATATCTGCATTGAACTTCTTGGAAGCTCTGAAGAAGGATGTCAAGATGACTTATGAAGCTGACATTAAGTACGGTCAGGATGGAAACATCCACATTCAGGGTAACACTGAGCGCACCAAGAAATACACTGAACTGCTTCAGAAGCATCCCTTGGCTAAGCTGGTACAGGAACAAATCGCCAACGGCAACCAATACCAGCTTGCTTCCCACAAGATGCTGATCAAGGCCTATGCCCCTGACAGCGTTAAAGCTTCAGTAACCTACAAGAACGTGAGCCCAATGTTCATGAACTGGACTTCCCAAGCATACAACATCCTTAAGCAACTGAGCTGGAATGCTGATGTGAACCCAATGAAGAGAGTCGCTGACGGAAAGCTGCAGTTTGATGTACAGACTTCCTACGTGGACCAGACCCTTCGTTTTGAAATGACCTCCCCCTCCGGTATTCTTCGTTTCGACAATGTGGTCATTCCTAAGTTCACTCCCTACATGGTGTCTCTGTACTACCCCTTCAGTATGACTGAACGTTTCGCCAACTACTACTCCAGCTACCAATACCAGC CTTTCTGCTCCATTGACGGCAGCCAAGTGAGGACTTTCAGCAACCGTTCCTACGACTACGAGCTGTCTAAGTCTTGGCATGTAGTTATGCGCGAGGAGTACAACAAGATCCGTGGCAAGTGGGACGACCTCGTCATCCTCGCAAGGAGACCCAGCCAGCAGCAGCAGGAGATCTACATCTCATACAA aaCCGAAACTGGCAAGGATCTTGAAATTGAAATTCAACCGGCTCAGTCTGCTCAAGCTAAAGTGCAGGTGAAGAGCAACAGCAAGAAGATCTCCGAGGGAGACCTGACCATCTACTGGGATGACGTTGCAGAGGTTCCCCTTCTGCAGTACTTCACCACTCCTAATGGCGTGCTGATGCTCAGCATCCGCGATGGCCGCCTCCGCGCTATGTACGATGGACAGCGATTGGTACTCACGACCCAGGACTACCGCACGACCACCAGAGGTATCTGCGGCCAGAACAGCGGTGAGCCCCGTGAGGACTACGAAACCCCCAACGGTCTGGTTGACCTGCCCGAGCACTACGGAGCCTCTTACTCCCTCGATGTTGAAGACAGCGACCCTAAAACCCAAGGACTGAAGAAGGAAGCTCAACAGAAGGCCTACCAGTCTACTCCTAAATACACCGCGATCCTCCGCTCCGACGAGCAGTGGCTGCAGGCAATCAGACAAAGGGACGAGGAATGGAGCACACCCAACGTGTACAGGACTAGGAGTTACTTGAAGAAGCGTGGTCAGTGCCAGCTGGTGCAGCAAGTTCAGTACCATGAGAACCATGGTGAGATCTGCATCACCACCACCCCCTTACCTTCCTGCCAGTCCCACTGCCACGGAGAAGGTTACAAGGTCCAAGCTGCGCAGGTGATCTGCCAGTCTAAGGCTGACCAGCAGTTCAGGACTTACAGAAACCAGATCCAACAGGGACAGAACCCTCAGGTCTCTGGTGTTCCGAAAGTAGAACAGTACAGGGTGCCCACATCCTGCAAGGCTTAA